The Gadus macrocephalus chromosome 13, ASM3116895v1 genome includes a window with the following:
- the gcnt7 gene encoding beta-1,3-galactosyl-O-glycosyl-glycoprotein beta-1,6-N-acetylglucosaminyltransferase 7 isoform X2, which yields MPSLRTRSSAARQGCWTIMIPLGGAKGSFLVCLGISTLICSLIYLRAWTQTELQPQVGANGCRSFSDRCEAFLPRVEEGLIWRNRDCQVDSYIHNNHLTCSQLIADLHFITKPLSQEELDYPLAFILTVHKELQLLLRLLRAIYAPQNVYCIHIDAKAPQDYQQMVRRLVACLPNVFLSSQSETVTYAGFSRLQADIHCMRDLEHSKVGWKKLINLCGQDFPVQSNLELVRYMQSKMWKDRNMTPGIKQPASMRHRTQLQHKEITGSHVGLKGWGKKKGHPPQNMQLYFGTAYYALTRGFVNFVLKSRVAQDLLEWSKDTYSPDEHYWATLNHLKAPGNHVDGGWEGDIRAIKWQDQEGTVHSGCKGRYVRNICIYGIEDLPWIIKRNSMFANKFESSTFPESLDCLEQWHRRKVLRQARVPIDPEWLLAVPYPIPTSKTNSSGGQGNRLNRSFSEHEDVRGLIV from the exons ATGCCCAGTTTGAGGACCAGAAGCTCCGCTGCACGGCAAG GGTGTTGGACTATTATGATCCCTCTTGGAGGGGCCAAAGGCAGCTTCCTAGTTTGCCTTGGGATCAGCACTTTGATCTGTTCCCTAATCTACTTGAGGGCCTGGACACAGACAGAGTTGCAGCCCCAGGTCGGGGCTAATGGTTGCAGATCCTTCTCTGATAGATGTGAAGCCTTCCTGCCCAGAGTTGAGGAGGGACTCATATGGCGTAACCGTGACTGCCAG GTGGACAGTTACATTCATAATAACCATCTTACTTGTTCGCAATTGATTGCTGATCTACACTTCATCACAAAACCATTGAGCCAGGAAGAGCTAGACTACCCATTAGCCTTTATTCTGACTGTCCACAAGGAACTACAGTTGCTTCTCCGTTTGTTGCGAGCCATCTATGCCCCACAAAATGTCTACTGCATTCACATAGATGCCAAGGCCCCACAAGACTATCAACAGATGGTTCGACGGCTGGTTGCCTGCCTCCCAAACGTTTTCCTCTCCAGCCAAAGTGAGACGGTGACATACGCAGGGTTCTCCCGGTTACAAGCAGACATACACTGCATGAGGGACCTAGAGCATTCCAAGGTGGGTTGGAAAAAGCTCATCAATCTGTGCGGACAGGACTTCCCGGTGCAGAGCAACCTTGAGCTGGTGCGCTACATGCAGAGCAAAATGTGGAAGGACCGGAACATGACCCCTGGGATCAAGCAGCCTGCGAGCATGAGGCACCGGACACAACTCCAGCACAAGGAAATCACAGGGTCCCATGTGGGCCTCAAAGGGTGGGGCAAGAAGAAGGGTCATCCCCCCCAAAATATGCAACTATACTTTGGCACAGCCTACTATGCTCTCACAAGAGGGTTTGTGAACTTTGTCTTGAAAAGCAGAGTGGCCCAAGACCTGTTGGAATGGTCCAAAGACACCTACAGTCCAGATGAGCATTACTGGGCAACATTGAACCATCTAAAAG CTCCTGGCAACCACGTTGATGGAGGATGGGAAGGCGATATACGAGCAATCAAGTGGCAAGACCAAGAGGGAACAGTACATAGTGGTTGCAAAG GACGTTATGTTAGAAACATCTGCATTTATGGAATAGAAGATCTTCCATGGATCATCAAAAGGAACAGCATGTTTGCCAACAAGTTTGAGAGCAGTACATTTCCCGAGTCCCTGGACTGTCTGGAGCAGTGGCACAGAAGAAAGGTGCTGAGGCAGGCAAGAGTACCCATAGATCCGGAATGGCTATTGGCCGTACCGTATCCAATACCCACTTCAAAGACCAACAGCAGTGGTGGACAGGGAAATAGATTGAATCGAAGTTTCAGCGAACATGAAGATGTACGTGGATTAATAGTTTAA
- the gcnt7 gene encoding beta-1,3-galactosyl-O-glycosyl-glycoprotein beta-1,6-N-acetylglucosaminyltransferase 7 isoform X1, which produces MPSLRTRSSAARQGCWTIMIPLGGAKGSFLVCLGISTLICSLIYLRAWTQTELQPQVGANGCRSFSDRCEAFLPRVEEGLIWRNRDCQVDSYIHNNHLTCSQLIADLHFITKPLSQEELDYPLAFILTVHKELQLLLRLLRAIYAPQNVYCIHIDAKAPQDYQQMVRRLVACLPNVFLSSQSETVTYAGFSRLQADIHCMRDLEHSKVGWKKLINLCGQDFPVQSNLELVRYMQSKMWKDRNMTPGIKQPASMRHRTQLQHKEITGSHVGLKGWGKKKGHPPQNMQLYFGTAYYALTRGFVNFVLKSRVAQDLLEWSKDTYSPDEHYWATLNHLKEAPGNHVDGGWEGDIRAIKWQDQEGTVHSGCKGRYVRNICIYGIEDLPWIIKRNSMFANKFESSTFPESLDCLEQWHRRKVLRQARVPIDPEWLLAVPYPIPTSKTNSSGGQGNRLNRSFSEHEDVRGLIV; this is translated from the exons ATGCCCAGTTTGAGGACCAGAAGCTCCGCTGCACGGCAAG GGTGTTGGACTATTATGATCCCTCTTGGAGGGGCCAAAGGCAGCTTCCTAGTTTGCCTTGGGATCAGCACTTTGATCTGTTCCCTAATCTACTTGAGGGCCTGGACACAGACAGAGTTGCAGCCCCAGGTCGGGGCTAATGGTTGCAGATCCTTCTCTGATAGATGTGAAGCCTTCCTGCCCAGAGTTGAGGAGGGACTCATATGGCGTAACCGTGACTGCCAG GTGGACAGTTACATTCATAATAACCATCTTACTTGTTCGCAATTGATTGCTGATCTACACTTCATCACAAAACCATTGAGCCAGGAAGAGCTAGACTACCCATTAGCCTTTATTCTGACTGTCCACAAGGAACTACAGTTGCTTCTCCGTTTGTTGCGAGCCATCTATGCCCCACAAAATGTCTACTGCATTCACATAGATGCCAAGGCCCCACAAGACTATCAACAGATGGTTCGACGGCTGGTTGCCTGCCTCCCAAACGTTTTCCTCTCCAGCCAAAGTGAGACGGTGACATACGCAGGGTTCTCCCGGTTACAAGCAGACATACACTGCATGAGGGACCTAGAGCATTCCAAGGTGGGTTGGAAAAAGCTCATCAATCTGTGCGGACAGGACTTCCCGGTGCAGAGCAACCTTGAGCTGGTGCGCTACATGCAGAGCAAAATGTGGAAGGACCGGAACATGACCCCTGGGATCAAGCAGCCTGCGAGCATGAGGCACCGGACACAACTCCAGCACAAGGAAATCACAGGGTCCCATGTGGGCCTCAAAGGGTGGGGCAAGAAGAAGGGTCATCCCCCCCAAAATATGCAACTATACTTTGGCACAGCCTACTATGCTCTCACAAGAGGGTTTGTGAACTTTGTCTTGAAAAGCAGAGTGGCCCAAGACCTGTTGGAATGGTCCAAAGACACCTACAGTCCAGATGAGCATTACTGGGCAACATTGAACCATCTAAAAG aAGCTCCTGGCAACCACGTTGATGGAGGATGGGAAGGCGATATACGAGCAATCAAGTGGCAAGACCAAGAGGGAACAGTACATAGTGGTTGCAAAG GACGTTATGTTAGAAACATCTGCATTTATGGAATAGAAGATCTTCCATGGATCATCAAAAGGAACAGCATGTTTGCCAACAAGTTTGAGAGCAGTACATTTCCCGAGTCCCTGGACTGTCTGGAGCAGTGGCACAGAAGAAAGGTGCTGAGGCAGGCAAGAGTACCCATAGATCCGGAATGGCTATTGGCCGTACCGTATCCAATACCCACTTCAAAGACCAACAGCAGTGGTGGACAGGGAAATAGATTGAATCGAAGTTTCAGCGAACATGAAGATGTACGTGGATTAATAGTTTAA